A genomic segment from Cryptococcus gattii WM276 chromosome J, complete sequence encodes:
- a CDS encoding glycolipid mannosyltransferase, putative (Similar to TIGR gene model, INSD accession AAW42995.1), whose product MDRPLRIGFIHPDLGIGGAERLVVDAALSLKNKGHHVTIFTSRHDPSRCFPETIDGTLRVHVLGSSLPRSLHPKFPLTILFSILRSLLLAVLLITSLLLPGPPSIINPLSPIQGFDIFFVDQQSVAVPLLRFVSGTRVVFYCHFPDKLLSGGWEIDVGENKAVLERKGVGILKRMYRWPIDKLEEYTTGQSDIIISNSEFSSRVFALAFPSLADQPRRVVYPCIDVSSYTSTSSDVKDECVKHIQSNQPTIISFNRFEAKKNVDLAIRSFAKLRDDNLIPKEEFEKLRFVVGGGYDPDQRDNVQTLLHLQNLCTTLSLSQQTIPSSSPTPPNTQIIFLLNFSSAQRAYLLTSPFTLALLYTPTNEHFGIVPIEAGACGLPVLACDTGGPVETVVDLSIPSNANKGTGLLRPPRDEEWAPALTTLLHLSSSQRSLISQNAQTRIAENFSLATMGTQLEKACRDALAMGDLHVQLGDKLIWGGLGLMGFAAAGLGVIWMAGGL is encoded by the exons ATGGATCGCCCTCTCCGGATAGGGTTCATACACCCAGACCTTGGAATAG GCGGGGCAGAGCGTCTCGTCGTGGATGCAGCTCTATCTCTCAAAAACAAGGGCCACCACGTCACAATATTTACTTCGAGACATGATCCTTCTCGATGCTTTCCAGAGACTATAGATGGCACTCTTCGAGTTCATGTCCTCGGGTCGTCCCTCCCTCGATCACTCCACCCCAAATTCCCGCTTaccatcctcttctccatcctccGGTCCCTCCTTCTCGCAGTCCTCCTTATCACGTCTCTCCTTTTACCCGGTCCGCCATCCATTATCAACCCTCTTTCACCTATTCAGGGGTTTGATATATTCTTCGTCGATCAGCAGAGCGTTGCTGTCCCTCTCCTGAGGTTTGTCAGCGGAACTAGGGTTGTATTTTACTGTCATTTCCCCGACAAACTGCTTAGCGGAGGCTGGGAGATTGATGTGGGCGAAAACAAGGCTGTGTTGGAGAGGAAAGGAGTTGGTATACTGAAGCGCATGTACCGATGGCCTATTGACAAGCTCGAGGAGTATACGACTG GTCAATCggacatcatcatctccaacTCTGAATTCTCTTCCCGTGTTTTTGCCCTCGCTTTCCCTTCTCTTGCTGACCAGCCTCGCCGGGTAGTCTATCCCTGTATTGACGTATCTTCTTACACATCGACTTCGTCTGATGTCAAGGACGAATGCGTCAAACACATTCAATCCAATCAACCTACAATCATCTCTTTCAACAGGTTTgaggcgaagaagaatgtAGATCTAGCTATAAGGTCTTTTGCAAAGCTTCGTGACGATAATCTCATCCCGAAGGAAGAGTTTGAAAAACTTCGATTTGTCGTTGGCG GCGGGTACGATCCTGATCAACGGGACAATGTCCAaactcttctccacctccaaAACCTCTGTACCACCCTTTCTCTGTCACAGCAAAccatcccctcttcctctccaacCCCTCCCAACACGCAAATTATTTTCCTGCTCAATTTTTCGTCTGCCCAGCGTGCCTATCTCCTTACTTCCCCCTTTACCCTCGCACTCTTGTACACACCCACCAACGAACATTTCGGTATCGTTCCCATCGAAGCGGGGGCCTGCGGATTACCTGTACTGGCATGCGATACGGGCGGCCCTGTAGAGACGGTGGTTGATTTGTCCATCCCTTCCAATGCAAACAAGGGCACGGGTCTCTTACGACCACCCCGAGATGAAGAATGGGCACCAGCGCTGACCACCCTGctccatctctcttcttcccaacGTTCTCTCATCTCTCAGAATGCCCAAACCCGTATCGCCGAAAACTTCTCTTTGGCTACGATGGGGACACAGCTTGAGAAGGCTTGTCGGGATGCGCTAGCGATGGGTGATTTGCATGTCCAGCTTGGGGATAAGCTGATCTGGGGTGGGCTGGGGTTAATGGGTTTTGCAGCGGCTGGATTGGGTGTTATTTGGATGGCTGGGGGCCTTTGA
- a CDS encoding glutathione transferase, putative (Similar to TIGR gene model, INSD accession AAW42998.1), whose translation MPHQITLHHLNLSRSDRIFWTLEELKLPYEVVVHFRLPTRSAPPSLHKVSPLGRAPALILDGRLLTESAYIIHTLLTLPEVQQAAQNGEIDVQVDNTNEDVFWSHFAEGSMMNLFQAMATVGASSQGWLSGKVPGLPEMSEDEKKGIQKYSSWVQDGYFRPNIQSTIDFAENFLAKQAASFFSGTSKPGEGDFMMFFAIDSLIGGSRADMGFKVGANLKKWYDTILSRPAAKKAMERLKQEEGSAKSKI comes from the exons ATGCCTCACCAAATCACTCTCCATCACCTCAACCTCTCCCGCTCAGACAGGATCT TCTGGACTCTTGAGGAACTGAAGCTCCCGTACGAGGTTGTAGTCCACTTCCGCCTCCCCACCCGCTCTGCCCCACCTTCCCTTCATAAAGTCTCTCCTCTCGGCCGCGCCCCTGCCCTGATCCTTGACGGCAGGCTCCTGACCGAATCAGCATATATCATCCACACTCTCCTCACTCTCCCTGAGGTCCAGCAAGCCGCTCAAAATGGAGAGATTGATGTTCAGGTAGACAACACTAACGAGGATGTGTTTTGGAGTCATTTCGCAGAAGGAAGTATGATGAACCTCTTCCAGGCGATGGCAACTGTTGGTGCCTCATCCCAAGGGTGGTTGTCCGGAAAAGTACCTGGATTGCCAGAGATGTCggaagatgagaagaaggggatCCAAAAATACTCTTCTTGGGTCCAA GATGGGTACTTCCGACCTAACATTCAGTCTACTATCGACTTT GCAGAGAATTTCCTGGCCAAACAAGCTGCGTCATTCTTCTCCGGTACCTCCAAGCCCGGAGAGGGCGAT TTCATGATGTTCTTCGCCATTGACTCCCTCATCGGTGGATCACGAGCCGATATGGGGTTCAAAGTCGGTGCTAATTTGAAGAAATGGTACGACACTATACTTTCCAG GCCTGCAGCGAAAAAGGCTATGGAAAGGTTGAAgcaggaggaaggaagTGCCAAGTCGAAAATCTAA
- a CDS encoding protein-binding protein, putative (Similar to TIGR gene model, INSD accession AAW43000.1) — MPIRYISQKLAQQIDVELMSASGAFSLDQLMELAGLSCAQALAKSYSPTNHKRVMVACGPGNQGGDGLVAARHLHHFEYTPTVYLPKSSSKDLLQRLVKQCQNLNIPILKDVDAFQAELAKSDVILDAIFGFSFQPPLRKPFDQVLKAITGVSKNIPIVSVDIPSGWSVTDGPQPLWTEDDKGGREMVETFEPEVLVSLTAPKEGVKEFKGRHWLGGRFVPDELAKKHELNIPSYEGIDQIVELPRNH; from the exons ATGCCTATCAGATACATTAGTCAGAAACTCGCTCAGCAG ATCGATGTGGAGCTCATGTCAGCTTCTGGGGCATTCTCCCTTGATCAG TTGATGGAGCTTGCAGGCCTCTCATGTGCCCAGGCTTTGGCGAAGAGTTACTCGCCTACGAACCATAAGCGTGTGATGGTTGCTTGTGGACCTGGTAACCAG GGTGGGGACGGACTTGTGGCGGCACGACATTTGCATCATTTTGAATATACTCCAACTGTCTACCTCCCCAAATCCTCTTCCAAAGACCTCCTGCAACGTCTTGTCAAACAGTGCCAAAATCTCAATATCCCAATCCTCAAAGACGTCGACGCGTTCCAAGCCGAGCTCGCTAAATCCGACGTCATTCTCGACGCCATTTTTGGGTTTTCTTTCCAGCCGCCATTGAGGAAACCGTTTGATCAAGTGTTGAAAGCGATCACAGGCGTATCCAAGAATATCCCGATCGTTTCGGTGGATATTCCGTCAGGGTGGTCAGTGACGGATGGTCCTCAGCCGCTTTGGACGGAGGATGATAAGGGGGGGAGGGAGATGGTAGAGACATTTGAGCCAGAGGTGCTTGTTAGTTTGACAGCCCCTAAAGAGGGGGTGAAGGAGTTCAAAGGGCGGCACTGGCTTGGAGGGAGGTTTGTGCCAGA TGAGTTGGCAAAGAAGCACGAACTTAATATTCCATCTTACGAAGGGATCGATCAAATCGTCGAGCTTCCTCGTAATCATTGA
- a CDS encoding uncharacterized protein (Similar to SGTC gene model, INSD accession EAL20962.1), translated as MASMAAWQSFFQNGDSDGGWPIFGEPDENGGNGTSPLPPGSGPTQKFNGPWFSTQLILSLSIGIISFLVFCFLRTRWETVYMGRTKLKDFSPISAHDPDAHYTSGTNRFFGWILPTLRTSEFTVLQTVGLDAAVLLNFYRMCLSLFGVSALLALIVLIPLNLFRNGSTDSGPEQPGSNDTLIWDGIPSFSSRQLFNTTSPHPRSNLYDLLLDPTTSSSIHLIFTYLFTFLSLSFFHKNFHRFVLSRQAFGLQLIHSISARTVLVTKLPTHLRGDRALAEYFEACNFTVESVNICRDVEPLKRGLERRTLALTKMEEAWAEWVGNPAKKGSGYDPHVYSGKSTPQGQHESASEGMLVDVDNSETNDTTSLLSTAPQTYGTAEDAEANFHPHSHIHIQTTRPRPTFRPRWFGTKVDAIEHWEKKFKAADVEVKEMRRTGKFGATHAAFVTFEDARDAQVACQTVHYPHHSQATTTLAPEPRDVVWQHISMSIRESQIRDFIVMGIMVVLILTWIVPVSSLATLLSYEEIKKIMPWLARLIDSSPRLAAIVQNSLPSLALITFNGLLPFLLEWLSYMQAFKSRSAIEYSLMKKHVILISYHLFLLISVLLIFLLTSTYWALVRDLVDTPMKIPEKLARALQGSNVRNFMVSYVMLQALGLMPLQLLNLGPLFSLAFARAFWTKTPRDYAEANAPPMLNYGWVYPQALLVFTITLVYSVMSPLILIFGAIYFAMAYLVFKYKLLFIYFKPYESNGEAWRITFARTLWALIIFQLFMTGLFSLRTYFWASGIMAPLIIYTLWRSWMMWRDFGPLSEYLAISSVCEVQRGEGVHGILGVGGDAVSRSQSMINHRRYAMNDETLYVAPSDSRTDYSQPPMNNFYYSVLNTGRRRYAHPALDGSLPTPWLPAIREDDGEDHKGRGTKAIVLSLRRKVVKRLRGHREDGDISGNGEASMEGSHESLAIPEGWTHEESNTARPSRTSLSHAQQESYPSSSLSANPWGDPSPVSSLPNTRSASTLKKFSYKAGRGPVALPEEGNVWGDDEPESPSTYFHNRERGSASSNINQNVIGASEIGQGSSAPVQPGVGGAL; from the exons ATGGCGTCCATGGCCGCATGGCAGTCCTTCTTCCAGAATGGAGACAGCGATGGCGGGTGGCCAATTTTTGGAGAACCGGATGAAAATGGCGGCAATGGCACGTCACCTCTGCCCCCAGGAAGTGGACCTACAC AAAAATTTAATG GCCCGTGGTTCTCAACTCAGCTCATATTGTCATTATCAATTGGTATAATAAGTTTCTTAGTGTTCTGTTTCCTAAGAACTAGATGGGAGACGGTATATATGGGGCGAACGAAGCTCAAAG ACTTCTCGCCTATATCTGCTCATGATCCAGACGCCCACTACACTTCTGGTACAAATAGGTTCTTTGGTTGGATTTTGCCAACATTGAGGACATCCGAGTTCACCGTCCTTCAGACTGTGGGGTTGGATGCCGCTGTT CTGCTCAACTTCTACCGAATGTGCTTGAGCCTCTTCGGTGTATCGGCTTTACTGGCCTTGATAGTACTTATACCACTCAATCTCTTC AGAAACGGATCAACAGACTCTGGACCCGAACAGCCAGGTAGTAATGATACTCTGATATGGGACGGAATaccatccttctcctctcgACAACTGTTTAATACCACATCTCCTCATCCCAGGAGTAACCTGTATGACCTCCTCCTCGACCCCACTACGTCGTCTAGCATCCATCTCATATTCACGTacctcttcaccttcctttccctctccttcttccacaAAAACTTCCATCGTTTCGTCCTATCTCGCCAAGCATTCGGATTACAGCTCATACACTCTATCTCAGCCCGTACAGTCCTCGTTACTAAGCTTCCCACGCATCTGCGTGGCGACCGCGCCTTGGCCGAGTATTTCGAGGCATGTAACTTCACCGTAGAAAGTGTCAACATCTGCCGCGATGTGGAGCCGCTCAAACGGGGCTTGGAAAGGAGAACATTGGCTCTGACCAAAATGGAGGAGGCATGGGCTGAATGGGTCGGCAACCCAGCGAAGAAAGGATCAGGCTATGACCCTCATGTCTACTCTGGCAAGAGCACGCCGCAAGGGCAACATGAAAGTGCTAGCGAAGGCATGTTGGTAGACGTTGACAATAGCGAGACCAATGATACGACCTCCCTACTATCTACCGCTCCCCAAACATACGGTACCGCTGAAGATGCTGAGGCTAATTTCCATCCTCACTCACATATCCATATCCAAACCACTCGACCACGTCCTACCTTCCGACCCCGGTGGTTTGGTACCAAGGTCGATGCGATTGAGCATTGGGAAAAGAAGTTCAAGGCTGCTGATGTAGAAGTCAAAGAGATGAGAAGGACAGGAAAGTTTGGCGCTACGCATGCGGCCTTTGTGACGTTTGAAGATGCCCGCGATGCT CAAGTCGCATGTCAGACAGTACACTACCCACATCATTCCCAGGCAACCACAACACTCGCTCCAGAACCTCGCGATGTCGTATGGCAGCACATTTCAATGAGCATTAGGGAGTCCCAAATCCGTGACTTTATCGTCATGGGCATAATGGTGGTTTTGATCCTTACTTGGATTG TGCCTGTATCTTCCTTGGCAACATTACTGTCCTATGAGGAAATTAAAAAGATCATGCCTTGGCTCGCCAGACTCATTGACTCTTCACCAAGACTAGCTGCGATCGTCCAGAACTCGTTGCCATCATTGGCTTTGATTACTTTCAACGGATTATTGCCTTTTTTACTGGAGT GGTTAAGCTATATGCAGGCGTTCAAGAGCAGGAGTGCAATAGAATACTCTTTAATGAAGAAGCATGTCATTCTCATCTC GTatcatctctttctccttATTTCCGTCCTTCTCATTTTCCTGTTGACTTCTACCTATTGGGCACTGGTCAGAGACCTCGTTGACACCCCTATGAAG ATTCCCGAGAAACTAGCTCGGGCATTGCAAGGATCAAATGTCAGAAACTTCATGGTCTCATACGTCATGCTTCAGG CTCTTGGTTTAATGCCACTCCAGCTCCTTAATCTTGGCCCTTTGTTCTCCCTTGCTTTTGCCAGAGCATTCTGGACGAAGACTCCACGAG ACTATGCGGAAGCTAATGCACCACCTATGTTGAATTATGGCTGGGTGTACCCGCAAGCCTTACTGGTGTTTACCATTACTCTGGTGTACAGTGTAATGAGTCCATTGATATTGATTTTCGGGGCTATTTACTTTGCTATGGCAT ATTTGGTATTTAAATACAAGCTTCTTTTCA TTTATTTCAAGCCTTACGAATCAAACGGTGAAGCATGGAGGATTACTTTTGCTCGAACCCTATGGGCCCTCATCATATTCCAGCTCTTCATGACCGgcctcttctctctccgGACATATTTCTGGGCATCCGGGATCATGGCTCCCCTCATCATATATACATTGTGGAGAAGCTGGATGATGTGGCGAGATTTCGGTCCACTAAGCGAGTACCTGGCCATTAGCAGTGTATGTGAGGTTCAGAGGGGAGAAGGGGTACATGGAATCCTGGGTGTGGGCGGTGACGCCGTCAGCCGAAGCCAGAG CATGATTAACCACCGCCGATACGCTATGAACGACGAAACACTCTATGTGGCTCCTTCCGACTCCCGAACTGACTACTCTCAACCACCCATGAATAACTTTTACTATAGTGTTCTCAACACTGGCCGAAGGCGATACGCTCACCCGGCTTTAGATGGAAGCTTGCCTACGCCCTGGTTACCAGCCATACGTGAAGATGATGGGGAAGATCATAAAGGAAGGGGTACCAAGGCGATCGTGCTTAGTCTGAGAAGGAAGGTGGTGAAGCGTCTCAGAGGACATAGAGAGGATGGGGATATCAGCGGGAATGGAGAGGCGAGTATGGAAGGGAGCCACGAGTCCCTGGCGATACCAGAAGGCTGGACGCATGAGGAATCAAATACCGCCCGCCCATCGAGAACCTCACTTTCGCATGCCCAGCAAGAGTCATACCCTTCTTCTAGCCTTTCCGCCAACCCATGGGGTGATCCTTCACCTGTATCTTCCCTTCCAAACACCCGTAGTGCATCAACCTTGAAGAAATTTTCTTACAAAGCTGGTAGGGGACCCGTAGCATTGCCGGAAGAAGGCAACGTCTGGGGAGATGATGAACCAGAGTCTCCA TCCACATACTTCCACAACAGGGAACGAGGGAGCGCGTCTAGTAACATTAATCAAAATGTGATAGGGGCGAGCGAAATTGGTCAAGGCAGCAGTGCACCTGTACAGCCCGGAGTTGGTGGAGCCCTCTAG
- a CDS encoding Hypothetical Protein (Similar to TIGR gene model, INSD accession AAW43057.1): MLGRTSNTLRTAPRCAPRLGRAVAPTFTVSRPLVFNLSISRKIDRPRHVHIISSLRNYVTEASTLETGTMPKVAQGETRQEEFTEDVVKPQLFSWTGLGVSFPILEQLAKAFPHVQEPTPAQRLFLLAVLSGNEVYLRDAMGRGKTLALAIAALELALRPSPNDKSKGNGPKVMILVPTPHLAHQIFSHLQTLSPYSSSSSTPLFSLLSPRTLLAKGEKSPAWALPDTPIIISTAKIAMQFNLDTPQLTHIFLDEPDTMIGPLPSRHATSRDLYRHPLIRHPPPIVHVITQLLGITITRDGTLDFAKRRNGVSTVWTSATMGREFKRFVKTRGWVRRGNRVVDLDFSPSASDNKRLIRERLLQAIGVSPNDGPQLDKSAKEKWERKGHEQKEPEHHVILIDHETGNFAPLNATSGLTGLNPQPKGQSASSSSSSQGYILETLALLHATSPPPPGKYALALPPEGTSLDQLGKALASLSVSTSLLTPEVLRVGIPPVAEGVAPPILLAARSSVPGLHLPQLQTVYMLGGLDVQGLSQAQRKNKGIVERMGFYDTVTGRLGRLGTDAMVDASVGNEEGETQKVVSLVLAESEEHEKLAKMFFGDVKGNKEDGEFEGVKRKKLSEWDMETLNQILEQELPGESNSAN, translated from the exons ATGCTGGGAAGGACATCTAACACCCTTCGTACTGCACCTCGCTGCGCCCCCAGATTAGGGAGAGCTGTAGCTCCGACATTCACTGTTTCCCGACCTCTTGTCTTCAACCTCTCGATATCTCGGAAAATCGACCGCCCACGTCACGTGCATATTATTTCATCATTGAGGAATTATGTGACAGAGGCTTCCACTCTAGAGACAGGGACAATGCCGAAAGTTGCTCAGGGGGAAACTAGACAGGAGGAGTTCACAGAGGATGTCGTTAAACCGCAACTATTCTCATGGACC GGGCTGGGCGTATCCTTTCCTATACTAGAACAACTTGCGAAGGCCTTTCCTCATGTACAGGAACCTACTCCTGCACAGCGGCTCTTCCTTTTGGCGGTGCTTTCAGGAAATGAGGTCTATCTGAGAGATGCAATGGGGCGAGGCAA GACATTAGCTTTAGCAATAGCTGCTTTGGAACTCGCCTTACGTCCATCACCCAATGATAAAAGCAAAGGAAATGGCCCAAAAGTCATGATCCTTGTCCCAACCCCCCACCTGGCCCATCAAATCTTCTCACATCTACAAACGCTCTCACCATattcctcatcctcttctaCCCCTCTGTTTTCCTTGCTCAGTCCTAGAACCTTACTGGCAAAAGGCGAAAAGTCACCCGCTTGGGCATTACCTGATACGCCAATCATCATCTCTACCGCCAAGATTGCCATGCAATTTAATCTTGACACACCTCAACTGACTCACATTTTCCTGGACGAACCAGACACTATGATTGGCCCGCTTCCCTCTCGACATGCAACTTCTCGTGACCTCTACCGACACCCTTTGATCCGTCATCCCCCGCCCATCGTACACGTCATAACCCAGCTTTTGGGGATTACAATCACGCGTGACGGAACGCTAGATTTTGCGAAGAGACGAAATGGAGTCAGCACGGTTTGGACAAGTGCGACGATGGGTAGGGAGTTCAAGAGATTTGTTAAGACTCGTGGGTGGGTACGGAGAGGTAATAGAGTTGTAGATTTGGATTTCTCGCCGTCGGCGTCGGATAATAAGAGACTAATTAGAGAGAGATTGTTACAGGCGATTGGTGTGTCTCCCAATGATGGTCCGCAGTTGGACAAATCTGCCAAAGAAAAGtgggaaaggaaagggcACGAGCAAAAAGAACCGGAACATCATGTCATTCTTATAGACCATGAGACGGGGAATTTTGCACCTCTAAATGCTACTTCAGGCCTGACAGGCCTTAACCCCCAACCAAAAGGTCAATccgcttcctcctcatcctcatcgcAAGGGTATATCCTAGAAACCCTGGCCCTTCTTCACGCTACAtcccctcctccacccGGAAAATATGCGCTCGCCCTCCCTCCAGAGGGTACGTCCCTCGATCAACTGGGCAAGGCATTAGCTTCACTTAGCGTATCTACTTCGCTCCTCACGCCGGAAGTGCTAAGGGTCGGTATCCCGCCCGTGGCGGAAGGTGTAGCACCGCCCATCCTGCTTGCCGCGAGATCGTCTGTACCAGGTCTGCACCTGCCTCAATTGCAGACAGTATACATGTTGGGAGGGCTGGATGTACAGGGGTTGTCGCAAGCGCAGAGGAAGAATAAGGGAATAGTGGAGAGGATGGGATTTTATGATACCGTTACGGGGCGGTTGGGAAGGTTAGGGACTGATGCAATGGTTGATGCTTCGGTTGGAAACGAGGAGGGAGAAACGCAAAAAGTCGTTAGTCTCGTGCTGGCAGAGAGCGAAGAACATGAAAAACTGGCAAAGATGTTCTTTGGAGATGTCAAAGGGAATAAGGAAGACGGGGAATTTGAGGGtgtgaagaggaagaagcttTCAGAGTGGGATATGGAGACTCTGAATCAGATCCTGGAGCAAGAGCTTCCCGGTGAGAGTAACAGTGCAAATTAG
- a CDS encoding uncharacterized protein (Similar to TIGR gene model, INSD accession AAW42996.1) has translation MRFTSIVIVALPLIGSVFAAPFTEKDSIAPAAELAKKDVDVLSVVNEVQSRVNAAAAMPYNSQADVEARLNTVIDAFHWCGDQLGVDVSASASANADVNIHYLRREIIARNDDKQAVAQALSNVVQTVNVGIVQQIPYEFINIPGVSNLVHQLDVALSLILKGVDAILAGTLYLVKALLLDVGIILNALLGSLLGIL, from the exons ATGCGTTTTACTTCTATCGTCATTGTAGCCCTTCCTCTGATCGGCTCTGTCTTCGCTGCCCCGTTCACTGAGAAGGACTCTATTGCTCCGGCGGCAGAACTGGCCAAGAAGGATGTTGACGTCCTCTCAGTCGTCAATGAGGTCCAATCTAGGGTT AATGCCGCTGCCGCCATGCCCTATAATTCTCAAGCTGATGTTGAGGCCCGCCTCAATACTGTTATTGATGCCTTCCACTGGTGCGGCGACCAGCTCGGTGTTGATGTTTCAGCTAGCGCCAGCGCCAACGCCGATGTCAACATCCACTATTTGCGTCGTGAGATTATTGC TCGTAACGATGACAAGCAGGCCGTTGCTCAGGCCCTCTCTAACGTTGTTCAGACCGTAAACGTCGGCATCGTCCAGCAGATCCCCTATGAATTCATCAACATTCCTGGGGTCTCCAACCTTGTTCATCAGCTTGACGTTGCTCTCAGTCTCATCCTTAAGGGTGTTGACGCTATTCTCGCCGGTACCCTCTACCTCGTCAAAGCCCTCCTCCTCGACGTTGGCATCATCCTCAACGCGCTCCTCGGCAGTCTTCTTGGCATCCTCTAA